A genomic region of Gossypium hirsutum isolate 1008001.06 chromosome D01, Gossypium_hirsutum_v2.1, whole genome shotgun sequence contains the following coding sequences:
- the LOC107921827 gene encoding cytokinin riboside 5'-monophosphate phosphoribohydrolase LOG5 — MEMEGKVVKSRFKRVCVFCGSSTGKRKCYRDAAVELAQELVARRLDLVYGGGSIGLMGLVSQAVHHAGGNVLGIIPRTLMSKEITGETVGEVRPVANMHQRKAEMARHSDCFIALPGGYGTLEELLEVITWAQLGIHDKPVGLLNVDGYYNYLLTFIDKAVDDGFIKPSQRHIIVSAPNATELVQKLEEYVPVHDGIIAKASWEVEQQQQQVPQQVGFNATTFQTQIAL; from the exons atggaaatggaaggGAAAGTTGTGAAATCAAGATTCAAGAGGGTATGTGTTTTCTGTGGAAGCAGTACTGGCAAGAGGAAATGTTACAGAGATGCTGCTGTTGAATTAGCCCAAGAATTG GTGGCAAGAAGATTGGACCTTGTTTATGGTGGAGGGAGTATTGGATTGATGGGTTTGGTTTCACAAGCTGTTCACCATGCTGGAGGGAATGTTCTTGG GATCATACCTAGAACTCTGATGAGCAAAGAG ATAACTGGTGAAACGGTAGGGGAAGTGAGACCAGTAGCCAACATGCACCAAAGAAAGGCAGAAATGGCCCGCCATTCTGATTGTTTTATTGCTTTACCAG GCGGGTATGGAACTTTGGAGGAGTTACTGGAAGTGATAACCTGGGCTCAGCTGGGTATCCATGACAAACCT GTGGGCTTGCTTAATGTTGATGGCTATTATAATTATCTACTGACTTTCATCGACAAAGCCGTGGATGATGGCTTTATCAAACCTTCCCAACGCCACATCATTGTCTCTGCACCAAATGCCACAGAACTGGTCCAGAAGCTTGAG GAGTACGTGCCTGTGCATGATGGAATCATAGCCAAGGCAAGTTGGGAGGTtgagcagcagcagcagcaagtGCCGCAACAGGTGGGGTTCAATGCCACTACTTTTCAGACTCAGATCGCTCTATAA
- the LOC107921281 gene encoding endochitinase 2-like, translated as MSFLRPLSVFILFLSYVVIGSAEQCGRQAGGALCPGGLCCSQFGWCGSTANYCTVPGCQSQCSGSGPAPGPGGLTNLISREKFDRMLLHRNDGGCPARGFYTYDAFIAAASSFPAFATTGDQATRKREIAAFLAQTSHETTGGAGWAAPDGHYAWGYCYNRELNPSPYCAWNPNYPCAPGKQYFGRGPMQLTWNYNYGQCGRSIGVDLLNNPDLLSSDPTISFKSAFWFWMTPQSPKPSCHDVVVGAWSPSGSDQAAGRVPGYGVITNIINGGLECGKGWDAKVEDRVGFYKRYCDMLGVGYGNNLDCYNQRPFGNGVLVDSM; from the exons atgagCTTTCTTCGGCCCTTGTcagtttttattttgttcttatcCTATGTAGTCATAGGATCAGCTGAGCAGTGTGGAAGGCAAGCAGGCGGTGCTCTTTGCCCCGGTGGTCTATGTTGTAGCCAATTTGGTTGGTGTGGCAGTACTGCTAACTACTGCACAGTTCCTGGTTGCCAAAGTCAGTGCAGCGGTAGTGGCCCTGCCCCTGGGCCTGGTGGGCTAACCAATCTTATATCAAGAGAGAAGTTTGATCGGATGCTTTTGCATAGGAACGATGGGGGTTGTCCTGCCCGTGGCTTCTATACCTATGATGCTTTCATTGCTGCTGCAAGTTCTTTTCCTGCCTTCGCTACAACTGGTGACCAAGCTACTCGGAAGAGGGAAATAGCTGCCTTCTTAGCCCAAACTTCCCATGAAACTACTG GTGGGGCAGGGTGGGCTGCACCGGATGGTCATTATGCATGGGGATACTGTTACAATAGGGAATTGAACCCTTCCCCTTACTGCGCTTGGAATCCGAACTACCCTTGTGCTCCTGGTAAACAATATTTTGGCCGGGGTCCCATGCAACTTACTTG GAACTACAACTACGGGCAATGTGGAAGGTCCATAGGGGTGGACTTGTTAAACAACCCAGACCTGCTATCAAGTGATCCCACAATTTCCTTCAAGTCTGCGTTTTGGTTTTGGATGACTCCGCAATCACCGAAGCCATCTTGCCACGATGTGGTCGTCGGAGCATGGTCACCCTCTGGTAGTGATCAGGCAGCGGGACGGGTTCCAGGGTATGGTGTGATCACAAATATTATCAACGGAGGCCTTGAATGCGGTAAGGGTTGGGATGCAAAGGTAGAAGACCGCGTTGGGTTCTATAAGAGGTACTGTGACATGCTAGGAGTTGGCTATGGTAACAATCTTGACTGCTACAACCAAAGGCCTTTCGGGAATGGAGTCTTAGTGGACTCAATGTAG
- the LOC107921085 gene encoding endochitinase 1 precursor: MSFLQALSVFLLFLSYVVVGSAEQCGRQAGGALCPGGLCCSQFGWCGSTADYCTVPGCQSQCSGSGPAPGPGGLTNLISRETFNRMLLHRNDGACPARGFYTYDAFIAAARSFPAFATTGDQATRKREIAAFLAQTSHETTGGAGWAAPDGPYAWGYCYNRELNPPSSYCASGPNYPCSPGKQYFGRGPMQLSWNYNYGPCGRAIGVDLLNNPDLLSSDPTVSFKSAFWFWMTPQSPKPSCHNVIIGAWSPSSSDRAAGRATGYGVITNIINGGLECGKGWNAQVEDRIGFYKRYCDILGVSYGNNLDCYNQRPFGNGVSVDSM, translated from the exons ATGAGCTTTCTTCAGGCCTTGTCagttttccttttgtttttgtcGTATGTAGTCGTAGGATCAGCTGAGCAGTGTGGAAGGCAAGCAGGTGGTGCTCTTTGCCCCGGTGGTCTATGTTGTAGCCAATTTGGCTGGTGTGGCAGTACTGCTGACTACTGCACAGTTCCTGGTTGCCAAAGTCAGTGCAGCGGTAGTGGCCCTGCCCCTGGGCCTGGTGGGCTAACCAATCTTATATCAAGAGAGACGTTTAATCGGATGCTTTTGCATAGGAACGATGGGGCTTGTCCTGCCCGTGGCTTCTATACATATGATGCTTTCATTGCTGCTGCCCGTTCCTTTCCTGCATTTGCTACAACTGGTGACCAAGCTACTCGCAAGAGGGAAATAGCTGCCTTCTTAGCCCAAACTTCCCATGAAACTACTG GTGGGGCAGGGTGGGCTGCACCGGATGGTCCTTATGCATGGGGATACTGCTACAATAGGGAATTGAATCCCCCTTCATCTTACTGCGCTTCCGGTCCAAATTACCCTTGTTCTCCTGGTAAACAATATTTTGGCCGGGGTCCCATGCAACTTTCTTG GAACTACAACTACGGGCCGTGTGGAAGGGCCATAGGGGTGGACTTGTTAAACAACCCAGACCTGCTATCAAGTGATCCCACAGTTTCCTTCAAGTCTGCGTTTTGGTTTTGGATGACTCCACAATCACCGAAGCCATCTTGCCACAATGTGATCATCGGAGCATGGTCACCCTCTAGTAGCGATCGCGCAGCAGGTCGGGCTACAGGGTATGGTGTGATCACAAATATTATCAATGGAGGCCTTGAATGTGGTAAGGGTTGGAATGCACAGGTAGAAGACCGCATTGGGTTCTATAAGAGGTATTGTGACATTCTTGGAGTTAGCTATGGTAACAATCTTGACTGCTACAACCAGAGGCCTTTCGGGAATGGAGTCTCGGTGGACTCAATGTAG